The segment GGCCTCCCGCCAGGTCGGCGCGGCGCCGAAGGCGAAGCTCCAGCAGTGGATCACCTCCGCGGTCTGATCCACGTCGCAATCGGATTTTCAGCGGCCGGCGAAAGCCGGCCGTTTTGTTTTGCCGTAGCCCGGATGGCGCCTACTTGATCCAGCCCGTCGCCAGCGCATTAGCCAATTCCGGTTGATCGTTGCGTCGCGCGAGCGCGGCCATCGTCTCGTGATCGTAGGCGATATTGCGGAACGTGACTTGCCAGGCACCGTCAACGAGCTCGAGAATCGCATAGCGCGCATCCGGCGTGCCGGCTTCGACGACATGCGGAAACGGATGCACGTCGCGATAGCCGGGGCTGCCGACGCTGCCGGGATTGACGATCAGCCGGCCATCGCGCAATTGCACGGCGCGGGTGAGATGGGTGTGGGCGCAGAGGATCAGCGACTGCGTGATCCCTTGCGCGAATTGCTCGATGCGGTCGAGCGGGGATAGTGCGACAGTGCCGTCGGGATGCACGGTGTCGAGCCAGTAGACCTCGTCGTTGTCAGGCGTCGCATGACAGAGAAAAACCTCGTCGCGGAACACACGCGTCATCGGCTGCGCGCGCAGCCAGTCGAGCTGCGCAGCATTGAGCTGCGCATGCGCCGGACGGTCCCACGAGCCCATTTTCTCCGGGGGGCGGTCGAGCAGATAGCGATCGTGATTGCCAAGCACGTTCACGGCATCGAGCTGCATCAGGATCTCGATGGTGCGGCGCGCATCGAGCGGGCCGCTCAGCATGTCACCGAGATTGACGATGTCGGTGATGCCTTGCGCTCCGATGTCGGCGAGCACGGCTTCAAGCGCAAGATAGTTTCCGTGGACGTCGGCAATCGCGGCAAAACGCATCGGTAACCTCTATGCAGGAGGTGTGCCGTTGATGCCGAGCACATGCCCGGCGAGATAGAGCGAGCCGGTAATCAAAATGCGCGGCGGCACTTCGTAGGCGAGTTTCGACAGCGCGCGCAGCGCCGCCTCGATTCCGGGCGCGATCTCGACGCGCATGCCGAGGCTGCGCACGGCATCGGCCAGGCGATCGACCGGCATCGCGTTCTCGGTGTCCGGAATCGACACCGCGATGATGTGGCGCGTGAGCCCGGCGAAATTGGCGAGGAAGGCCTGCGCGTCCTTGTTGGCCATCATGCCGGCGATGACGACCAGCGGCCGCGACACCCGCTCCTCGAGATCGCCGAGCGCAGCGGCTGCGACGCGGCCGCCCTCGGCATTGTGACCGCCATCGAGCCAGATCTCGCTGCCCTGCGGTCCCCACGAGAGCAGCTCGCCCGAAGTGATGCGCTGCATCCGCGCCGGCCATTCGGCACTGAGGATGCCGGCCTCGAACGCCGCGTGATTGACCTTGAAGGTGGAGATGGCGCGCAGCGTCGCGATCGCGAGGCCGGCATTGTCGAACTGATGACGGCCGAACAGGCGCGGCGCCGCAAGATCCATCAGGCCGCGCTCGTCGGAATAGACGAGGCGCCCGTGCTCGACATTGACGTGCCAGCTTTCGTTCGCGGCAAACAGCGGCGCGCGCATGCACTTGGCCTGCGCCTCGATCACCGCCATCGCCTCCGGCGTCTGCTCGGCCGAGATCACGGGCACGCCTCGCTTGATGATCGCGGCCTTCTCGCCGGCAATCGACGTCAGCGTATCTCCGAGGAAATCCATGTGATCCATGCTGACCGGCGTGATCACGCAGGCCGCCGGCTGATCGACCACATTGGTCGAATCGAGCCGGCCGCCGAGGCCGACTTCGAGCAGCACCGCGTCGGCGGGATTTTGTGCGAACAGGTGGAAGGCGGCCGCCGTCTTGAGCTCGAACACGGTCGCAGGCTCGCCGGCATTGACGCGCTCGACCTGTTCCAGCACCGCGCGCAATTCGTCGTCGGAGACCAGCACGCCGCCACCGACGCGGCCGAGTCGGAAGCATTCGTTGATGCGGACGAGATACGGCGAGGTGTAGACATGCACGCGCAGGCCCGCGGCCTCCAGCGTCGCGCGCAGATAGGCGACCGTCGAGCCCTTGCCATTGGTGCCGGCGACGTGGATCACGGGCGGCAATTTGCGTTCGGGATGGCCGAGCCCCTCGAGCAGGCGATGCATCCGCTCAAGCCCGAGATCGATGCGTTTCTGATGCAGGGCCGACAGCCGCCCGATCACATCATCGAGCGACGGCTTTGCGCTGTCAGCGGAGGCGTTCACGCGTGGGGCGCAGCCGGCGCCGTCTCGGGAGCCGATACGATCTGCGCCGAGGTCGTCACCGGCTGGACCGATTTCGAGGCACCATCAAGCGCCGGCGCCTTGGTGAGCAGGCGGCACAGCCGCGCCAGCGTCGGGCGCAGTTCATGGCGATGCACGACCATGTCGACCATGCCGTGCTCTTTCAGATACTCGGCACGCTGAAAACCCTCGGGCAGCTTTTCGCGAATGGTCTGCTCGATCACGCGCGCGCCGGCAAAACCAATGAGCGCGCCGGGCTCGGCGATCTGCACGTCGCCGAGCATCGCATAGGATGCGGTGACGCCGCCGGTGGTGGGGTTGGTCAGCACGACGATATAGGGCTGTTTTGCCTCGCGCAGCATCTGCACCGCGACCGTGGTGCGCGGCATCTGCATCAGCGACAAGATGCCTTCCTGCATGCGCGCGCCGCCGGAGGCCGCGAACACGATGAAAGGCGACTTCTTCTCGACCGCGAGCTCGAGCCCGCGCACGATGGCTTCGCCTGCGGCCATGCCGAGCGAGCCACCCATGAAATCGAAATCCTGCACGGCGATGACGACGCCGGCGCCTTCGAGCTTGCCGTAGCCGACCTTGATCGCGTCGTTCAGATTGGTGCGCGCCCGCGCATCCTTGATGCGGTCAGCGTATTTCTTTTCGTCACGGAATTTCAGCGGATCGGGCGTGACGTCGGGCAGCGCGACATCGAACCAGGTCTCGTTGTCGAAGATCGACTTCAGCCGGGCGACTGCGCCCATGCGCATGTGATAGTTCGAGCCGGGGATGACGAACTGGTTAGCCTCGACGTCCTTGTAGAACACGAGCTGCCCGGAATCCGGACACTTGATCCACAGATTCTCCGGCGTCTCCCGCCGCAGCATGTTGCGGATCTTCGGCCGGACCACATTGGTAAGCCAGTTCATGGTTTGCTCCGATGTGCGACCCCGCTGGGAATCGCCTGAAGGACTATATGGCGGCCGGGCCTCTGCCCGGCAAGCCGCCGTGTCGCCCGCCCTGAAAGCGGAATTATGGCCTATTCGGCCGCCTGCTTCGCGCCCTTGACGCCCTGGGCCAGGGCCGCGGTCAGCTCGGCGACGGCGTTAACGGTTTTGGCGGTGGCGCGGCCGTCCGCATCGAGGCTGTTCTTGAGCGCGTCGACCAGCGCAGTGCCGACCACCGCGCCATCGGCATGGGAGGCGATGGCGCGCGCATTCTCCGGCGTGCGGATGCCGAAGCCGACGCAGATCGGCAGCTTGGTATGCTGCTTGATGCGCGCGACAGCTTGACCGACAGCATTCGAGTCCGCCGCCGCTGCACCGGTAATGCCGGCGATAGAGACGTAATAGACAAAGCCCGATGTGTTCGCGAGCACCGCGGGCAGGCGTTTGTCGTCGGTGGTCGGGGTCGCGAGGCGAATGAAGTTCAGGCCCGCCTTCAGCGCTGGAATACAGAGCTCGTCGTCTTCCTCCGGCGGCAGATCGACGATGATGAGGCCGTCAACACCGGCAGCCTTGGCATCAGCCAA is part of the Bradyrhizobium commune genome and harbors:
- a CDS encoding metallophosphoesterase family protein; protein product: MRFAAIADVHGNYLALEAVLADIGAQGITDIVNLGDMLSGPLDARRTIEILMQLDAVNVLGNHDRYLLDRPPEKMGSWDRPAHAQLNAAQLDWLRAQPMTRVFRDEVFLCHATPDNDEVYWLDTVHPDGTVALSPLDRIEQFAQGITQSLILCAHTHLTRAVQLRDGRLIVNPGSVGSPGYRDVHPFPHVVEAGTPDARYAILELVDGAWQVTFRNIAYDHETMAALARRNDQPELANALATGWIK
- a CDS encoding bifunctional folylpolyglutamate synthase/dihydrofolate synthase, producing the protein MNASADSAKPSLDDVIGRLSALHQKRIDLGLERMHRLLEGLGHPERKLPPVIHVAGTNGKGSTVAYLRATLEAAGLRVHVYTSPYLVRINECFRLGRVGGGVLVSDDELRAVLEQVERVNAGEPATVFELKTAAAFHLFAQNPADAVLLEVGLGGRLDSTNVVDQPAACVITPVSMDHMDFLGDTLTSIAGEKAAIIKRGVPVISAEQTPEAMAVIEAQAKCMRAPLFAANESWHVNVEHGRLVYSDERGLMDLAAPRLFGRHQFDNAGLAIATLRAISTFKVNHAAFEAGILSAEWPARMQRITSGELLSWGPQGSEIWLDGGHNAEGGRVAAAALGDLEERVSRPLVVIAGMMANKDAQAFLANFAGLTRHIIAVSIPDTENAMPVDRLADAVRSLGMRVEIAPGIEAALRALSKLAYEVPPRILITGSLYLAGHVLGINGTPPA
- the accD gene encoding acetyl-CoA carboxylase, carboxyltransferase subunit beta; amino-acid sequence: MNWLTNVVRPKIRNMLRRETPENLWIKCPDSGQLVFYKDVEANQFVIPGSNYHMRMGAVARLKSIFDNETWFDVALPDVTPDPLKFRDEKKYADRIKDARARTNLNDAIKVGYGKLEGAGVVIAVQDFDFMGGSLGMAAGEAIVRGLELAVEKKSPFIVFAASGGARMQEGILSLMQMPRTTVAVQMLREAKQPYIVVLTNPTTGGVTASYAMLGDVQIAEPGALIGFAGARVIEQTIREKLPEGFQRAEYLKEHGMVDMVVHRHELRPTLARLCRLLTKAPALDGASKSVQPVTTSAQIVSAPETAPAAPHA
- the trpA gene encoding tryptophan synthase subunit alpha, producing the protein MTTRIDTRFAELKKQGRAAFVTYVMAGDPDLTTSLNIVKALPKAGAEIIELGIPFTDPMADGPSIQAAGLRALKGGMTLKKTLELVSGFRKDDNFTPLVLMGYYNPIYIYGVDKFLADAKAAGVDGLIIVDLPPEEDDELCIPALKAGLNFIRLATPTTDDKRLPAVLANTSGFVYYVSIAGITGAAAADSNAVGQAVARIKQHTKLPICVGFGIRTPENARAIASHADGAVVGTALVDALKNSLDADGRATAKTVNAVAELTAALAQGVKGAKQAAE